The sequence GAGGCGGAAATTGGTGGACAGGCAGTTTCAGATACAGTCAATCAAATGACGTCCATTCATAAATCTGTTATCGAATCGAATGCCATTACTAAGTCGTTACATGAGCGATCGAAAGAAGTAAGCTCGATTTTGAATGTTATTACAGCAATAGCTGAACAAACAAATCTTCTTGCGTTGAATGCGGCGATTGAAGCAGCAAGAGCAGGTGAGCATGGGAAAGGATTTGCTGTTGTAGCTGATGAAGTACGTAAACTGGCTGAACAATCACAGAGTTCAGCAACAGAAATTTATGAAATTGTAGAAGGAATTCAAGTGGATACAGCAAATTCTGTTGAAATCATGGAGCAGATTACGACAAGTGTACAAGGGGGCGTGGATGTTTCGAACGAGGCTATTGAGAAATTCAATCATATCCTTCAAAGTTTGAAGGAAATCACGCCTCAAATGGAAGCAGTTTCGGCGACTGCGGAACAAGTTTCAGCTGCTGTTCAAGAAGTAACGGCAACGGCAAATGCTATAACGAGTAGTGCCCAAGGAAATGCAGCTGCTTCTCAACAAGTGGCAGCCTCTTCTGAAGAGCAGTTAGCTTCGATGGAGGAAATCAGTTCATCGGCTGAATCGTTATCCTTTATGGCTGAGGATTTAAAGGGGTTAATTTCAAAGTTTAAGTATTGATTTAACGTAATATTTCCCATAAGGAAATAAACAAACAGACGCATTATAACGAATTGGGACTATCACTTTGTCGATGAATCGACTGCTGTGATAGTTCCATTTTTTATTATAAAAATAATAGCGAACGACGTTGTATATTTACTAATGTTGGATTCATACTAAATATGAATTCCATGAAAGGAGCTAAGAAAAGTGGAGCCAGCACAAATGTTTCAAGGACAGCAATTACAGCAACTGCAACTACAACTTCGACAATTAGAACAGCAAATACAATTACATCTCCAGCAGCTACAGGAACCATGGCAAACAGGTCAACAGAATCAGCAACAAGAAAGCGCACAACCAGAATCAGCACAACCACAGGAGTCAGCACAACCAACATCACCACCGCAAACTCTACAACAGCAACCGCCAAGTAAAGAGAAACAGGCAGCTACTTACTTTACAGTCCCAGAGATGGTATCTACATTGGATATAGGATACCTACGGGAAATGCTAAGTTCGAATTTGCTTGCCGTAAAACAGTATCGACAGGATGCCGAAAATTGCCAACTACCCGATTTAAAACTTCAATTTAAGGAGGCAGGTCAAATGCATTTCCAGCAGTATAATAGCTTGTTGAACTTTTTAAGCGAAAATGGAGGAACTGTTACATGACTTTTTCAAAGAAAATTGAAAACCCACAGACACCACCAACTGAAAAATCAAAGTTTAGTGATCAAGAAATTTTGCGAGCTGCTCTTGCGACTGAAAGAAATTTATGTAATACCTATATAATTGCTATGCTCGGGGCAAGCCAAGAGAAATTATATAAACTCATTTTGGACATGCTTCAAAAGACATCTCAACAGCACCGGAAATTACTAGATTTACAATTCCAACATGGCTGGCTTTCGCTGACGCCAGCCCCAACAGAGGAAGTTAAAGCGATTGAACAGGAGTTTACGGCTGATGGACAGCAAATAAAATAATATATTAGTATAGCGATTCAAATAATCGTAAATAGAATTTCCTTGTGCTACAATTATGAATGTTCGATTGGGTTTTGATATCCAGTTGATGTGGGGATTCCAATTTCTTATTCGTTACACAAAAACACCTACTCCTCCACGAGTAGGTGTTCGAAGGTTAATTATTTGTGAATGATACTTGCATTGTATCATTAAGGTGTTACTTTAATAACTCCAACGGCACCTTTTGTAGCATGATTAAACTGATGTGTAACGAATGGATATTCCCCAGCTTCTGTAACAGTGAATTCAACAACAGCCCCACCACTTGCAGGGAGCATAACGGTTTGCATGCCTTTCATATGGTTGGCTGGATCAGGATTACCATCAATATAGACATCATCTAGAATTGTCCCGATAACGTGGAAAGAGCTTACTTCGTTTGGCCCCACGTTCATGACGTAAATACGAATTTTTTCACCAACTTTTGCAACAAGTGGTTGATTTTTCAAAGTGAATGTATCGCCGTTCGTATTGCGGTCTCCTTCATTTAATGCTTTTGTTGAGAAAACTACTTCGCTTGGTACGCCGTTCGTCATATCATCCATATCATTTTCTTTGTACCATTCATTTTGTACAATGACAAATTCTCGGTCGACTTCATGGTCAGTTGGATAACCGTTTTTTGGTTTGACGATAATTGTTCCGTGCATGCCGTTCGCAATATGCTCCAAAACGGGATCAGTCGCACAGTGATACATGAATACGCCAGGTCTATTCGCTGGATAAGTAAATGTTCCATCTTGATTTGGCATTACATCCGCAAACCCTACATTCGGTGCTACATGTACCGCATGAAAATCCATACTATGTGGAACCGCGGGGTCAATATTATCCAATGTAAAATTGACGAGATCTCCTTCGTCGACAACGAGGAGTGGTCCAGGTGCTTCTCCATTGAATGTCCAAGCCTTGTACATTTTACCTTTTGCAATTTCAATATCTGTAATTTGCGAAGTCATTTTAATATTGACTTCATGTTCTCCAATACGTTCAAATTCAACAGGGATGGGCGGTTGATTCAACCCTTCGTGTGGGGCGTATACTTTAACATCTGCTGTAGAACTTACCGACTCCACTTTAGCTTTCTCCACATCATCGACTGCTGCAGTCGATCCACAAGCCCCCAATATCATTGATACGGACAACATTGTTGCACCTACCGCCATGCCTTTTCTCATAATGAACCCTCCTTGATATTTTTACCAGATTCTATCTGATACCTACATCATAGGTGGGAGATACTATCTAAAGTGTGATTTTAATCACACTATTTTGCTTGTCAAAAATTGTTCATACTTGAAGTCGTTTACTGGGGGGAATGTTGAACGATTCGTGAACAAGATGCTGTTGTCACAAATTATTCGAATAGTAAGTAGGATAGAAGATAATTATTATAAAACGGATGAAACAACTATTATATGCTATCGAGTTAGTTTGTTAAATAAAAAATGAGCGTATGAAACAATTATTGTTTCATACGCTCATTTTTATTATTGTATCCATTCTCCAACGGTTTGCCCCATCCTCACTTCCGTATCCAGACTTACTGTTGGTGTGAAGTTGGGGTGATTCTCGATGAAAAGAATGACGGTGGAGCCGAAGCTGAAGTAGCCAAAATCTTGCCCTTTGATGCATTCTTTCGAAGAGCTGTTGAGCTGAATACTGTTGACATTTAGCGCCCCGACTTTAACGATGGCTACGTTGCCAAAGGCTGTTGACATTTCTGAGATTAAACGATGGTTTGTTGAGAAGGGGCTCTGGCCAAGGCGTAAACCCAAATTGTTTACGGGATATGACACACCGCCAAGTGCATAGCGTCCTACGATTTTACCGTCAATTGGATAATGAAAATGGTGATAATGACTTGGAGACAGATAGAAAATATAGTAGTAGCCATCCTTATAAGTAGCTGCTTTTTTTTCTGTTCCCATGATGTCATTTAGTCGATATTGATGATTTTTAATGAGAAAAGCTTGGTCGGCATTTATTTTCCCTACTCCACTTAGGACACCATCGACAGGTGAAACAATCGTATTAGACGCGACGTCAACTTGACGACTGCCTTCTTTTAATTGGCGGGTGAAAAGGGCTTGCAAACTATTATAGTGATGAATCGGATGCTCCATTTCAGCTTCGTTGATGCGATAAGTACTAGAGAAAGGTTGGATGAGTGGCTGACTTAATCGGGAAGTTGTTACCGATTTTAATAGGCTAGAAGCAACCGGATTGCCTGTCAGTTCTACAAAGTATTTAAAGAGTGTTTTTTTCATTTTTTATCCCTACCTTAAACTTTCGTAATGCGAATATTGCTGACCATCAATATGGATAGAATAATCATGAGCACAATAAAGAATAGAGGTCCCGTATAAGGAATAAGAAAATAACTTAGCGTCATTAAAACACCTGCTGCTGTAATCGGCACACCGCAAAAAGCTCCGTCAAACTCAGTCGCATTGTAGCGAGCAAGGCGTACTGCCCCAGCTAATATATACATAACTGTAACAATGATACCAAGCCAAGGCGTTGTTTCCAATGCAGTTTGATAAATTAATAATGCCGGTGCCACACCAAACGACACTAAATCGCATAGTGAATCAAGTTCCTTACCAAAAAGTGATTCTGCATCATAATGTCTTGCGACCATTCCATCAAAACGATCAAATAGAGCTGCAAGGAAAATAAATACTAAACTCATATGAGCTAAGTCTTTTAAAATGAGAAGAATGGCGAGAACTCCAAAGCTGAGATTGACTAATGTAATGGTATTCGCTAGCTGTGCTTTAACTTTACTTTTTGTATTATCTAAGCGCTCCAATAAAAACATGGACTTCATCCTAACTATATCAATTTATTTTTTTACGTTTCCCCTTTATTGCCTAATAATATAATAATACCATGATTAGGCTGGAAAAGATTGTACTTCAAGGTGAAGAGTTTTAAGTTTTGATTCATTTTATAGTATTCATAGATGTGGTAAAAATTGAACCTTAATTTTTTGTATGAAAATGTAGTGGTTGTACCATAGTAAGGTGGAACAATATTGATGGTAAGGGAGGTTTTATTGTGGGAAGAAAAGAGAATACACAGAGTACGCCGGCCACGAGGAAAAAAACGGGGAAGATGAAAGAAGAAATTTCTCTTGAGTTAGCTGAATTGGGTAATTTGAATCCGAAACACGAACCAATGACTCCAAATGATCGACAAAAGAGCGAGTCGGAACGAACGTATAAATAGATATTCGATGGGATAGCTGCGGTCTTCGGACAGCAGCTTATTTTTATGAAATGTCCAGGCGCTCTGCGCTTTTCTTAAAACCATAATAATCTCTATACTTCCGTATATAACCTGTTCGTGGGATAATGTATGTAGAATGTGAGGTTGATGACGATGTCATTTCAAAATTATCGATTAAGTAGTGAAATTATACGGGCGCTAGACGGGCTCGGCTATTCGTCCCCAACAGAGGTGCAGGAGAAGGTGTTGCCTGCTGCGCTAGACCGTACCGATTTGGTTGTTAAATCGCAGACGGGAAGTGGAAAGACGGCGGCGTTTGGTATTCCAATTTGTGAAATGGTTAATTGGGATGAAAATAAGCCACAGGCACTTATTTTAACGCCGACACGCGAGCTAGCTGACCAGGTCAAGGAAGATATTACGAATATTGGTCGTTTTAAGCGTGTGAAAGCAGCTGCTGTCTACGGCAAGTCTCCTATCGCTTATCAGAAAGAAGAGTTGAAGCAGAAGTGTCACGTTGTTGTAGGCACACCAGGGCGCGTATTGGACCATATTGAGCGCGGGACGCTGGTGCTTGAGAAAATTGAATATCTTGTATTAGATGAAGCCGATGAAATGTTGAATATGGGCTTTATTGACCAAGTTGAAGCGATTATTAACGCGTTGCCGAAAAATAGAACGACCATGTTGTTTTCTGCTACACTGCCAGAAAAGATAGCGACATTGAGCAGTAAATATATGCAAACTCCCAAAAATATTGAGATTGCGTCAACGGTTACGTTAACGGATCAAATTGACCATTCGTTAATTGTTGTTAGAGAGCAGCAAAAGTTTGATCTGTTACGCGATGTGACGGTTGTTGAAAATCCGGATAGCTGTATTATTTTCTGCCGAACGAAAGATCAGGTGGATGGGGTCACTGAACAGCTTGAGAAGTTCTTTTACACATGCGATAAATTGCATGGTGGCATGCTGCAAGAAGATCGATTTGCGGTGATGGATGCCTTTAAACGAGGAGAGTTCCGTTATTTAGTGGCGACAGATGTCGCAGCACGTGGAATCGATATTGATAGCATTACGCATGTTATTAACTATGATATTCCGCTGGACAATGAAAGTTATGTGCATCGCGTTGGGAGAACGGGACGTGCCGGAAAAAGAGGGAAGGCGATTTCCTTCGTTACACCTCATGAAGATAAATTTTTAGCGGATATTGAAGCCTATATTGGCTTTGAGATTCTACAACGAAATGCACCATCTAAGCAAGCTGTTGAGGCTGGGAAGGATGCATTCATTGAAAAAATGGAGCAATTGCCTAAGTTGAAAAGGGATAAAAGTGAACTTGTGAGTAAAGATATTATGAAGCTGTATTTTAATGGTGGTAAAAAGAAGAAGCTGCGGGCATTTGATTTTGTCGGTACCATTACCAATATCCCAGGCATTACGGGTGAAGATATTGGTATCATTAAAATCCAGGACACGGAGACGTATATTGATATTCTAAACGGCAAAGGCAAGCTCGTGTTAGATGCGATGCGAACGACGACCGTGAAGGGTAAGTTATTGAAAGTGCATAAGGCGAATAAGTGATAATCAATTACGCCTCGGCGTAATTGCGTCCAGATTTTTTCGAGCTTGGGGCCTACAGGGGGGAAGGATTGAACTACATCCTTCCTTGTAGGTCATGCAACGGGGAAGGATTGAATTGCATCCTTCCTTGATGCCGCAGGACGCGGCGAATTTAGGTTGCCTTCTAAGTTCCTTTAAAAATTTGTGACATCCTCCGGAAGATAAAGAAAAGCCAGCTATCCTTCCATTTCAAGTTTGAAATGGAAGGAGGCTGGCTTTTCTGTGTGAGTTTATGAAAAGACAAGTGTGTCCGGTTGAATTACCGGCGAGATCGCGTGATTTACGAGCTAGTTCGTAGAAATCACCCGCGATTCACCAATTACTTTTGCAAAGCGGCATAGCGTTCGCGCATTTTATTCGTAGCAACGACCATATTTTTCAATGCGGCAATTGTTTCTTCATGCTTTCTTGTTTTCAAGCCACAGTCTGGGTTAATCCAAAATTGGTTAGGTTCAAGTACACCAAGGCCTTGTTCGATAACGTCGACCATTTCTTGGACCTCAGGTACACGTGGACTATGGATATCATAGACGCCGAGTCCAATGCCTTTATCGTATGAGAAGTCATTGAAGGCTGAGACGAGATCGCCGTGGCTGCGTGAAGTTTCGATAGAAATAACGTCTGCATCGAGTCCGCTAATGGAATCGATGAAGTCATTGAATTCACAGTAGCACATATGCGTATGGATTTGCGTTGTATCTTGCACAGATGCTGTTGCTAGCCTGAATGCGTTGATAGCCCATTCTAGATAGTCATTCCACTCCGATTTTTTAAGAGGTAGGCCTTCACGTAGAGCAGGCTCGTCCACTTGAATGATGTGGATACCAGCAGCTTCCAATGCTTCAACTTCTTTACGAAGTGCAAGTGCAATCTGATACGTAACTTCTTTACGTGAAATATCATCGCGCACAAACGACCAGTTCAAAATAGTGACAGGCCCTGTCAGCATTCCTTTCATCGGCTTGTCAGTTAAAGATTGAGCATAGACGGATTCTTCCACCGTCATTGGGTCGATGAATGTCACGTCACCATAAATAACTGGTGGTTTAACACAGCGCGAGCCGTAGGAAACAACCCAAGCCTTTTCAGTGAAGACAAAGCCGCCCAATTTCTCTCCGAAATACTCAACCATATCTGTCCGTTCAAATTCCCCGTGAACAAAGACATCTAGGCCGATTTCTTCTTGAATATCAATCCACTGTTTGATTTCATCACGTACGAAGTCACGGTATTGTACATCTGTTGACTCACCTTTGCGCCATTTTGTTCGTGCTCGGCGAACTTCTGGTGTTTGTGGGAAGCTCCCGATTGTTGTTGTTGGTAACAGTGGTAGATTGAATGTTTCACGCTGCTTATCACGTCGTTCTTTAAATGGAGATTTCCGCTTGCTGTCTTGTTCTCCAATGTTTTGCACGGCATTCAGCAAATCAGGGTGATTTCTTGCAGGTAAGTCTGCAAGGTTTTGACGCGCAGTAACACTTTCCGCCACTGCATCAGCAATCGCTTGCTTGCCTTCACGCACACCCTTTACTAGTGTTGTGACCTCTACAAGTTTTTCATCTGCAAAAGCGAGCGCAGCTTTAATCGTTGCATCCAGCTTTTCTTCCGATTGTACGGTTACAGGAACGTGAAGTAGACTGCTAGAAGGTTGTACCCAAATGCGATCTGCTGGCACGAGTTGAGTCAGTGTATCAAGTAAACTAGCTTTTTCTTGTAAATCTGCACGCCAGATATTACGTCCATCAATTAAACCAGCAGCGAGCACTTTATCTGCTGGGAACCCATGTGCTTGCAATTGTTCAAGGTTTTTCTCTACACCTTGTGCAAAGTCAAGGCCAATCCCAGCAACAGGAAGGGCAACAACCTCTTCATAATGCTCAACGGCATCAAAATATGTTTGCAATAGAATGTTGGCATTAGGAGCTTCGACACTCAGTTGTTTGTAAATTTCAGTAACTGTTTGGATGTCTTCTTTCGTGAGAGACGTAGAAAGAATAGGTTCTTCGAGCTGAATCCATTGTGCTCCAGCCTCTGCCAACTCATTAAGAATTCGGCTATACAAAGGAACCAATTGTAAGATAAACGCTGGAATATCCTTTTTGTCATAACCCTTTGATAGTTTTAAAAACGTATACGGTCCGATTAAGACAGGCTTACCGTCAATGCCCAATTTTTCTTTCGCCTCGAGATAGGCAGTAAGGGGTTTGTTCTCTGTTAATACAAGTTTTTTCTTGCTATATTCAGGAACGATGTAATGGTAGTTGGCGTTGAACCATTTGGTCATTTCTGACGCAACAGCTCCATCATTACCACGTGCAATCGAGAAATATGTTGCAAGTGATACATCACCGCCAGACCAGTTAAAGCGTTCAGGAATCATGCCAAACATCACAGCTGTATCGAGCATCCTATCGTACAAAGTGAAATCACCGACAGGAATAAGGTCAATTCCCGCATCTTTCTGCTTTTGAAGACGCTCTAGACGAAGTTTTTCAATTTCTTCGAGGAATAGATTATCCTCCAATTTCCCAGCCCAAAAAGCTTCGAGCGCTTTTTTCCATTCTCTGTTGCCCCCGATATACGGGTATCCGATCGTACTGCTGACAATTGACAAATCATTTCGTCTCCTCTTTTTGTGAAGTAATGAAGTGTTTTTGATTTTTATCAATTATGCCTCGGTGTAATTTATGTCAAGATTTTGAATTATGCGAGCGTAATTAACTCCTTTCAAAATCTGTGACATTCGCCGGAGGCTTTTATCTTTGTTCAGCAGCGTTAGAACAGCCATTGAAAAAAGGTAAAACCGCATTAATCCTCCCAACTATAGAGGGGGAGTCTTCTGCTGAATAAAGATAAAAAAAACACTTCTAACGAAGGTTAGAAATGTTTACGCGAAAAAATAAAATAGATGCGTTGTCATCCTAACACTCCCTATCGACCGTAGGGTAGAGCGTTGCAAAAAGAGGCAGTTATCTGGCTTCAGCAAAGTTGCTGTTACAGTGGCGGGACCGCGCCGGATTATCGTTTCACCGGCTTCACTTTTAAGATCTGGCAAAGGGACAGATTACCAGACCACCTATTTCTATTGCTTTACTATATGATTGTCGATGTGTTCAAAGCTACCATGTATCTATTATTCTGTCAAACAGAACATTGTGAAGCTTTGGGAGCTAGGATTGAAAAAATACGCTAGGAGAGTACTACAACCCCTTTGCGGATTTTTTCGTTTTTGAATGTTTAACAATCGTCGAAAAGTGCAATAGGATAAGAATGGTTACCGCACCTGCCATATCGAGCATGACATCTTGGGAGGAGGCTGTTCGACCAGCTGTTAAGGACTGATGGACTTCATCGGCGATAGCTACAAGTAGTGTAAGGAAGGCAGCCACCACTTTACGGAAGCGCCACTTTGGCAGGACAGCGTAAATCATGATGGCAATCAAACTAAAAGTGAAAAAGTGTGCGCTTTTTCGAATTAAGAACTCAACGAATTCGTAATACCCGCGTTCTGCAATAGAAACTTTGATGCCCCAGTAAGGAATTTCTAACATTGCTAATAAAGATTCCAAGGGCTTTCCTGGCAACCATTTTTCAAGCTCTGGCACAAGGGATTGCTGCTCATAGGTCTGTCCCGATGACATAAACAACATAGTAAGAACGATTAAAAGAACAATTATGTTTCTAACTTGTGTCAGTAGAAATCCCCCATTTCTATAAGTGCCAGTTTGAATGTAGAGTAGTTGATTTAATTCAGTTTGGGTTCAAATCCTGCCGAATCAAGTTATCCTCGGGAGGATGTCGCAAATTTTGAAAGGAATAAATTTGGATGTAACTACGCCGTGGCGGAATCGATAATAAAAACCCTAACATACGAACTTTAGTGATGGCAACAATGAAGGTGACAGAAGAGTATTTACATTAGATTGCTTACCGAATGTAAACGCTTTATTGTTAGTGTTAATAACAAATTTGTATCACATTACTGGGGAGAAGGGAGCTAACAAGTATGACGAACGAACAACAAAATTCTGGTTTCAAAGTCAAGGTTCAGCGTTTCGGAAGTTTTTTAAGCGGCATGATCATGCCGAATATCGGTGCATTTATCGCTTGGGGAATTATTACAGCATTATTTATTCCAACGGGTTGGAGACCTAACGCAGATTTCGAACAACTAGTAGGACCGATGATCAATTACTTACTACCAATTTTAATTGGGTTTACAGGTGGACGTCTTATCTATGATATCCGTGGAGGAGTCGTTGGTGCAATCGTCACAATGGGGGTTATTGTTGGGGCGGATATTCCAATGTTCCTCGGCGCAATGATTGTAGGACCTTTAGGTGGATGGTCCATTAAGCAATTCGATAAATTAGTAGAAGGAAAAATAAAGTCAGGCTTTGAAATGCTAGTCAATAACTTTTCATCAGGAATTATTGGATTCCTTCTAGCACTGGCTGCTTTTAAAGGCATTGGCCCAGTAGTAGAGGCGTTGAATAAAGCGCTTGGGGCAGGTGTTCAAGCGATTGTCGATGCGAATTTATTACCGTTTGCTAGTATATTGGTTGAGCCAGCAAAAGTATTATTTTTAAATAATGCCATTAACCATGGTGTGTTAGGTCCGCTGGGGCTTGAGCAAGCTGCACAAACAGGTAAATCGATTCTCTTTCTATTAGAGGCTAATCCAGGACCTGGTTTTGGGATATTGCTTGCTTATATGATTTTTGGTAAAGGGATGGCGAAGCAAACGGCATCAGGGGCAGGAATCATTCATTTCCTCGGAGGGATTCATGAAATTTACTTCCCGTACATTTTAATGAGACCATTGCTATTGGTTGCTGCCATTGCAGGAGGCGCTACGGGCGTATTCACACTTCAATTATTGGGAGGCGGCTTGGTTGCCACGGCATCGCCAGGTAGTATTTTTGCCATCCTTTTGATGACACCAAAAGGTGGTTATGTAGCTGTTATCGCAGGTGTATTCTTTGCAACAGTTGTGTCATTCATCATAGCATCGATTATCTTAAAAACAGGCAAGCAAACTGAAGAAGATGATTTATTGAAAGCGACAGAAAAAACATCCGCGTTAAAAGGGAAAGAAAGCCGAGCGGCAGACTTTATGCAACAAGCGGTTGCTAAGGAAGTATCGCTTGCAAATGTCAAAGGAGTTATTTTTGCCTGTGATGCGGGGATGGGTTCTAGTGCTATGGGTGCAGGGATTTTACGCAATAAATTCAAGAAAGCTGGCGTTGATGTGGCCGTTACAAATATGGCAATTGCTAATTTACCGGCGGATGCGGAAGTCGTCATTACCCATAAAGATTTAACAGATCGGGCGCAAGAAAAAGCACCAAATGCTTATCATATTTCAGTGGAAAACTTCTTAAATAGCCCAAGATATGAGGAGCTACTTGAAGAGTTGAAACAATCATAAGGAATAGCAGAACTCGGCCTATTTATGGGCTGAGTTTTGCTGATGGAAGGAAAATGCAGCGTTAATGGGGTGTTTACGATGTATATTTCAGCGCGTGAAAAGGCAATCATTGAGGTATTGATTGACAGGCAGGAAGAAGTGACCATTAAAGAGTTATCGAAGGAAATCGATGTGAGTTCTCGCACGATTCATCGTGATTTGGATAGAATTGAAGAGCTTTTACAGAACTATCAATTGAAGCTGTTGCGAAAAGCTGGGGTTGGCATTCAGATAATAGGCGCAAACCAACATAAAGAGGATTTAAAGAGAGAGCTAAATGTATTTACTTTTCGTGAATATACGTTAGATGAAAGGCAAACGATGATTCTTTGTATATTGTTCGAATCGTCTGAGCCCGTGAAACTTTTTGCACTGGCCAATGAATTGCGTGTCACCATTGCAACAATCAGTGCAGATTTACTGAAGCTGGAGGAGCAATTGAAACCATTTAAATTGTCCATTGTGAAACGCAGGGGCTATGGGATTGAAATAAGTGGATCAGAAAAAGCGAAGCGAAGGGCCATGAGCTATACGATTGCTAAAACGTTAAAGGAAGATGAGTTTTTGTCGCTCATTAAAGAGCGCATCGAGAAAAGTTCTGTCAGTCAGGAGCATTCTATTTCAGAGCGATTATTGCATCTTGTTGATCGGGAAAAGTTATTAATTATCGAGCATGTGATGCAGGACTTGCAACGGGTTCTGCCCTTTCCAATTACAGATAGTGCGTATGTTGGCTTGCTGGTGCATCTGGCATTGGCCATTGAACGTATCCTGCTAGGCGAAAATATTGAAATGGATCAACAGTATTTAGAGCAGTTAAAGCTAGAACCGGAATTTACTATCGCACGAGAAATTATTGATAAGATGGCGGCACGTTTTGAA comes from Sporosarcina sp. FSL K6-3457 and encodes:
- a CDS encoding spore coat protein — its product is MTFSKKIENPQTPPTEKSKFSDQEILRAALATERNLCNTYIIAMLGASQEKLYKLILDMLQKTSQQHRKLLDLQFQHGWLSLTPAPTEEVKAIEQEFTADGQQIK
- a CDS encoding multicopper oxidase domain-containing protein, with product MRKGMAVGATMLSVSMILGACGSTAAVDDVEKAKVESVSSTADVKVYAPHEGLNQPPIPVEFERIGEHEVNIKMTSQITDIEIAKGKMYKAWTFNGEAPGPLLVVDEGDLVNFTLDNIDPAVPHSMDFHAVHVAPNVGFADVMPNQDGTFTYPANRPGVFMYHCATDPVLEHIANGMHGTIIVKPKNGYPTDHEVDREFVIVQNEWYKENDMDDMTNGVPSEVVFSTKALNEGDRNTNGDTFTLKNQPLVAKVGEKIRIYVMNVGPNEVSSFHVIGTILDDVYIDGNPDPANHMKGMQTVMLPASGGAVVEFTVTEAGEYPFVTHQFNHATKGAVGVIKVTP
- a CDS encoding phosphatidylserine decarboxylase, translated to MKKTLFKYFVELTGNPVASSLLKSVTTSRLSQPLIQPFSSTYRINEAEMEHPIHHYNSLQALFTRQLKEGSRQVDVASNTIVSPVDGVLSGVGKINADQAFLIKNHQYRLNDIMGTEKKAATYKDGYYYIFYLSPSHYHHFHYPIDGKIVGRYALGGVSYPVNNLGLRLGQSPFSTNHRLISEMSTAFGNVAIVKVGALNVNSIQLNSSSKECIKGQDFGYFSFGSTVILFIENHPNFTPTVSLDTEVRMGQTVGEWIQ
- the pssA gene encoding CDP-diacylglycerol--serine O-phosphatidyltransferase, which codes for MFLLERLDNTKSKVKAQLANTITLVNLSFGVLAILLILKDLAHMSLVFIFLAALFDRFDGMVARHYDAESLFGKELDSLCDLVSFGVAPALLIYQTALETTPWLGIIVTVMYILAGAVRLARYNATEFDGAFCGVPITAAGVLMTLSYFLIPYTGPLFFIVLMIILSILMVSNIRITKV
- a CDS encoding DEAD/DEAH box helicase, which codes for MMTMSFQNYRLSSEIIRALDGLGYSSPTEVQEKVLPAALDRTDLVVKSQTGSGKTAAFGIPICEMVNWDENKPQALILTPTRELADQVKEDITNIGRFKRVKAAAVYGKSPIAYQKEELKQKCHVVVGTPGRVLDHIERGTLVLEKIEYLVLDEADEMLNMGFIDQVEAIINALPKNRTTMLFSATLPEKIATLSSKYMQTPKNIEIASTVTLTDQIDHSLIVVREQQKFDLLRDVTVVENPDSCIIFCRTKDQVDGVTEQLEKFFYTCDKLHGGMLQEDRFAVMDAFKRGEFRYLVATDVAARGIDIDSITHVINYDIPLDNESYVHRVGRTGRAGKRGKAISFVTPHEDKFLADIEAYIGFEILQRNAPSKQAVEAGKDAFIEKMEQLPKLKRDKSELVSKDIMKLYFNGGKKKKLRAFDFVGTITNIPGITGEDIGIIKIQDTETYIDILNGKGKLVLDAMRTTTVKGKLLKVHKANK
- the metE gene encoding 5-methyltetrahydropteroyltriglutamate--homocysteine S-methyltransferase, with protein sequence MSIVSSTIGYPYIGGNREWKKALEAFWAGKLEDNLFLEEIEKLRLERLQKQKDAGIDLIPVGDFTLYDRMLDTAVMFGMIPERFNWSGGDVSLATYFSIARGNDGAVASEMTKWFNANYHYIVPEYSKKKLVLTENKPLTAYLEAKEKLGIDGKPVLIGPYTFLKLSKGYDKKDIPAFILQLVPLYSRILNELAEAGAQWIQLEEPILSTSLTKEDIQTVTEIYKQLSVEAPNANILLQTYFDAVEHYEEVVALPVAGIGLDFAQGVEKNLEQLQAHGFPADKVLAAGLIDGRNIWRADLQEKASLLDTLTQLVPADRIWVQPSSSLLHVPVTVQSEEKLDATIKAALAFADEKLVEVTTLVKGVREGKQAIADAVAESVTARQNLADLPARNHPDLLNAVQNIGEQDSKRKSPFKERRDKQRETFNLPLLPTTTIGSFPQTPEVRRARTKWRKGESTDVQYRDFVRDEIKQWIDIQEEIGLDVFVHGEFERTDMVEYFGEKLGGFVFTEKAWVVSYGSRCVKPPVIYGDVTFIDPMTVEESVYAQSLTDKPMKGMLTGPVTILNWSFVRDDISRKEVTYQIALALRKEVEALEAAGIHIIQVDEPALREGLPLKKSEWNDYLEWAINAFRLATASVQDTTQIHTHMCYCEFNDFIDSISGLDADVISIETSRSHGDLVSAFNDFSYDKGIGLGVYDIHSPRVPEVQEMVDVIEQGLGVLEPNQFWINPDCGLKTRKHEETIAALKNMVVATNKMRERYAALQK
- a CDS encoding VanZ family protein — translated: MQTGTYRNGGFLLTQVRNIIVLLIVLTMLFMSSGQTYEQQSLVPELEKWLPGKPLESLLAMLEIPYWGIKVSIAERGYYEFVEFLIRKSAHFFTFSLIAIMIYAVLPKWRFRKVVAAFLTLLVAIADEVHQSLTAGRTASSQDVMLDMAGAVTILILLHFSTIVKHSKTKKSAKGL